AAGAAAATGTGGGACCTACTAGTTAAGTCCTAAACTACTATATATCTTACAGTTTAACTGTTGCTGGACAGCAGGATTTTGTTGGTCATGTCATCTtaacatttttcccttttcctacAAACACTCCAACAGACCTAACAGaagatgttaaaatgtgttctaTCAAAACCTGACAGTATCCCTCCAGAGCCCAAGCTTGgaacaaaacatacacactctaTTGCACTCTTCTAGCTATCATGATGCTGTATCATGCCACTGTGTATTCATTTCAGAGGATGTGCTTTCTGTGCATTGTTTGTTAAACCTGCTAAGAATTCAACCCAGAGGAAGTTCGAccaatatgaaaaacaaataaaaacagaaacataatggTTGCATCAAAGGTTTATGAAATTCCATATCATGGGGAGGATATTAAAGTTGAACTTGCAGGGAAAAATTTAGAAATAACTGCAGACTGGCTAGAAAGCAGTCAAATTCAAATCTAGAGTGAAATTCACCTTAAGAATTCACCAGTTTGCTTCAGACTGTAGATTGTTCTGACCATGcaataaactcacacacacacagggataatgtgcagatttatttttgtagctACTGTGGACCATCAAAGTGGCATCTGCACACCTGAGTAGTGTTTATAAaggctggtaaaaaaaaaaaaaaaaacctcatatatattaaaaagagATTCACAGCTACAGTACCATCATGCAGAAATTAGTCGCATCTGCAGACTAAGCACTAAGAACTTGGGTCTAGTATATCAGCTACTGCGGGCCCAACACTACAACAATCAAGACAATCAACAATCAAACAAAGGGGTGATCCATCTGCTCACAATTACTGAATAAACAGACTTAATATAATCTataaagaaggggaaaaaaatcattcttgataaaatattcaatgtatttttcaaagaaGTTTCAACGGAAAACAAAAATTTATAAAGCATTTGCCATCAGCTTCATGAGTTTGCCGTTTAACCCGTTTTACAAACAGAACCCACTGCCTGGAAAAACTGGTCGAGTGGTGTTCCGTAACGGCTAACTGACAGACATTTTTCCACATAATCCTCTGCGCTTACATAAAAAGCAGAATTACAGAAAAGATAAATCGGCTCTTAAAGACAAGGTGTTCGTTTTCTAACAATTACGTAAACAGGAATTATGTCTGGTAAAATCACTAAGCTtgtattgttcatttatttgttaatgAAGCCTTTGCGAAcaacaacgaaaaaaaaaaaaaaacttgtttcaCTTTTGCCCTTTTCTCAGTTGCCACGCGTCTAACGAAGAATACAGTACCAAAAGCAAACGCCATTAATGCGTCACTACCTTCTCTTTCAAAGTGACATACTGAAAACTCGCATGCTGTGACGGACTTCGGTTTAATTAAGCAGCATACCTTTCCAACTCCGATTTAGATTTTACATTTTCGCATAGTTTATATATTCCGGTTCTTATTAGGGACTTTTGAAAAACTATATGATATTAGCGGGGTTCGAATTATTCCTGGCTAACCGCTCTGCTcgtaaaaaaagttaaaaaaaaatgcaaaaatgcccATCTAGGCGCATATAATGTGTGCCCGTAAACCAACTGGCATGTAAAACCCAGTAGGAGCAGTCGAAACACTcaatcagcgtttcccaaacctctccttgtcctgcatgttttagatctctccctgctcaaaCACAGCTGGTTCAAATGATCAACTAGTTATGAACTTTggaagctgcttaataacaagctgatcatttAAGATCTAAAACaagcaggacaaggggtcctccaggagaggtttgggaaacgctgctcaAAATGAACGGTGATACAGCTATTAATTTAAACGTCCATGACCTTCTGATAATGACTTCTGCTGCCcataaaaattacatattttaataaatttcaGCATCTTATACCGAGCtactctcttttttcctccctggtTTATGAGTTCACCAAATACAGATATGTGGATCTCCGTCCATAAGTTAAGAAACTCGTTGACTTTAAAGAGAtgaatttcatgaaaacaaatagaGGACCTAATTTGGTATTAGTACTGCTGTTAAATCTGATATATACTTATTCGCTGTTTGGGAATAAATGAATAAGGCTATACTGGAAAACTGAATATCTGAAGACGCTGGTGCCATTTCAAATTTCAGGTTATATCGTTTACTTTGTGGGCTTACTTGATAGATTGACACTAAAAATTACTTtctacacactcacagaaatatTGAAAACGTGCCGTTGAAAAACACTGAGGCCCAGGCAAAATCGAAAATTATTTTGAACTCTCCTCCAAAATGCTCATGATGTAAACTCATAAACAGAAACTGAAGCAACCGTACAGACAATGCTGACAATACCAGATAATGTCACTTACCCTGCCAGGTGGTAATCTGCTTATTTCTTAGCATATGCCTGCCTCAAATTTAGCTAGCAGATATCGCTAACTAGCCAACTATGTATCAAAAGAAAACGAAAAAAATACGAGGAAAGCATAGACCCAGACCCTCTATACCCCGTTGTGAAAACAGGCAGTTAGCTCAATCAAAACCACCCGTGCCCCCAAGTCCTACTAGCTAGTCAGCCAGGTAGTACCTCCGTCGACGGACAACTAGTAGGTTACCCTTACCTTTTCTCTAAAGGGTAGTAGTTTGCTAAATGGCTACAAGCACCACAATTTGCGATAAAAGAATCGATGATGATGACGGATGAGTCAGCGAAACCTAACAAGCTGCCTGCTTGCTACTGCTCGTCTGGTTTTTATGCATTGCTGATTTGAGGGTACTATCTAGCTAGGCAGCTAACCGTGGGGGTGCCATGTTGATAATAAAGCTAACGCCAGCTACCTCTGCGTTGGTGCTACATAACATGTTAGCAACAACCAGATTCCAAACTAGCGCCGTGACACTAATTTTATATGTCTTTCCCCCCACTTCGCTAACGTTAACATTCCCCATAAATTCTAATACATATAAACTGTGCCGTCCCACGCTCTCTTGGCTGCTGTGACGAGAGAGACATTGTTTCACGCGTGCAACCGAGCTAGCTAGGTTGCCAGTTACCTACCCGCCATTACGGTTGACTAGCTAGTGTGCAGCTTGACCGCAGTATGAATTTGGACAGAAAACATCTTGCGCTGTGAAAACTACGTACACTTCTACAATTTAATACTGTTATAAATGGTTAGTATATGAGCTCGCTAACGACTTACCTCCTCCGTATCGTCCGTATCTAGACATTAGACTTCGACTCCGGCTGCACAACAACCGCTTCTTTGACACCAAGGCCAAAGCTGGATAAAACCTTTCTGCGCGTGCCCATTAGCGCCTATTTCTTCACGACACCAATGGGGACGTTACTATATTACTATGGCAACGATCTCGAATGCaaagttaaaaattaaattaaaaaaaataaaaggtggATATGCTGCTGATGAAAATgctatacatttaaattaattaaaaatcgTTTCCATGAAACAAGTCAAATATTCTGCCTGTCCCTTCCGGACTAATTAAACTGCCGTGCTTGTTTCCATTCGGTATATTTAAGTGTTGCACTTTTAAATAGTAGCGCATGGTGCACTGGGAAATGGTACCAACGATCGTGTTATGTTTTGTTGAAGTCATGCCACCTTCTTGAAAAGATCGTTAGATAGTTAATTATACAATTTGACAACTGCATTGTATTCTCTAGTGATTGCTGTAGTCATGAACGAGTGGCGTCAGAAAAAACCACTAGAGTGGTATAAATACGTTAACAAAGAAGTGATGGTGACAGCAGACGAAAAACAACAGTATCAAGGATGGGTTTTTACCGTGGACCCAGTCTCTGCAAGGTAGCtaactttcatttttcttataAGTTTAAATTCTGGTGACATGTTGTTGGTTATGTAAGTGTATTACTATACTGGCTAGATACGTGTATGGTTGCGAGCATTGAATGTAAATGCCAAAATTTTAGTCTTACTAAACCTTGATTAGTTGATTGAATACAGTGCTCTCAGCCAAACGGGTCCATGTTTTACTTAGCCTGCTTGGAAACTGGCTGCTCAGCGATTAAGACCGCAGTCAAATACTCAAATGTTGCCGCCGAGCTAGTTACGGTAAGTCACTATTATGTAGTATTGGAACGAATTGTTTATTAAGCTGGGTAATGTCATGCAATGATTGGtcgtaaaaaaaatcaattgtcAAATCAATCAATTGTCAAAAAGGTTGTACAGCATTCTGAGTGGCTTGGGCACTTAACAGCGTGCAGGTGGCCAAACATAcgtgtgttgatgtgtgtgttgaGTATGGCCGTACATAAAAACACGGCATTTCTGGAATTTctactgtgctgtgcttgttACAGTGTCCACATTTCCCAATATTTCTTGTAGTATCGTCCTGGTGAATTTTAAGGAGACCGGGAAGGCTTCTGTCACGGCTGTGATGGGTCATGCAGTGGAAGAAGTCAAGATCCTGAGAGAAGGAGACGATGCAATGGTGGGGCGATTGAACTCTGTATTCATGCCAGAGCGAAGTAAAGTTCTCACGAAAGAGGAGTTGCAGTGCAAGAAAGAATGCGTGCGCGCATGGCTGGAGAAAAACCGGATCCCAGTTACTGAGGAGGGCGagatgctgtgtgttgctggAGTATTAACGGTTAATCCCCCGTACGGGCCACAGGACTGCAGTAGTTccaatgaaattattttgtctaGAGTGCAGAGTCTTTTGGAGAGTAATCCTGGGCCCGAACACAAGCAATGATGCATCCGACCTTTTATGCGAGAGAACAGCACTTGTTACTTCCATTACACAGATGTTATGTACGTTATTTTGTGCAAATTTGGTATACACCCAAGTACAGGTTTGATTTTTCTGTAATGTGATATATAGTTTTTGTGACCAAAATGTATTGTTCTTGAAGCCacaattatatttttcctaTTTCAGTTAATGAAACACTTCtctaataaaatataaaaggcaTACAACAAATTGATTGTTTGGATCGCAATGTTTCCTAGTCAAATAGGCTTCATGAATCCTTATTTTGCCTAATAGTATGGCTAAATAACCTCAGCCCTAAGCAAAATAGTCTTGAAAGGTAGCATTTCCATGTGGTTGAACatgtttttatatgaaaatCCAAATGCAATTCTGGGTGGTTATGGTCTCTCATTTTCAGTAAGAACACCTAACATggatttaaatatatgtataatgcGATTTGTGCACATCATTACActgttgaaaacatttcttcCCGTGggacccagaaaaaaaaatacatgtttgctCCTACCCATGGTTGTCCTTTGGAGCTGTGCAGCTGTAGAAATTGCACTGCTCAAAAGgataaacatgtcatgactttTGAAAATTATAGATGTCCAAATGTGGGCAGCAGAGCATGTATTCTGTGCACACTACTACTGTGCTTGATAAAACCAAGGTAAagaaagggggtggggatgaGACTGGTGGCCCTTGATGATGATGACATGACATTGATTGGGTGGCAGCTCAGGTCTATTCTGGGGCAGTCCTGTAGCGGCTCACAGCACAGATGTGCAAGATGTGCTGGCTAGACAAAGTAAAAGGGGAAACTGTGCACACTGTTCTACATCGGCTAGCTTTGTTTCCATATTAGAATACTGTTTGATTATAACTGAACTCAGTCACATTTTATCAAGAATACTGATTAACTTACACAGTGAGTTTGTAACATAGTGCACTGAAAAAACTACAAGAAGTTAAATGCTTTCAGTTATTGTAATTATGAAAAGGATCATACATGGGATATACCGAGGAGGGAGACAAATGATAATGTGATATATGCATACAAAAAGGATGGTTATGGCAAAATAAGAAGGCAGCGCAACAATACAGGTtaaacaggttaaaaaaaataaaatcagtggtTCTTTATAGACCAAATAAGATGTGTGTCTAAATGAGAAAACAGGTGAAAAAATAGATATCTATATTCCTTTGTATCAGATGCTATAGTGAATAAATTCTTCCACTGCCTGAAAATCCATAATTTGTCTGAATTCATCTGAATCTTGTTAAAAAGccgaaaaaaagagaaatcccCCGCACATCTAGCTAACAGCCTACCAGCATCTAAACTAATAGGaacatttcattgtgttttcacttGCAATGATATttgatgaaagaaaacattaatcTGTATGTACAGGTACACAAttctgtacatacatacatatacacaatatggacaaaagtatttggccacacctgtttttcagagtttggGCTTATCTCCAGTGtagggcaatcttaatgctacagcataccaagacattttagacaatgccatgcttccaactttgtagcaacagtttggggaaggcccttttctattccaacatgactgtgccccagtgcacaaagcaaggactataaagacatggtttgatgagttcggtgtggaagaacctgactggcccgcacagagccctgacctcaaccccatcctttgggatgaactggaacagagattgcgagccaggacgtctcgtccaacatcagtgcctgacctcataaatgctctacagaatgaatggacacaaattcccacagaaacactccaaaatcttgtggaaagccttccaagaagagtggaagctgttatagctgcaaaagggggaccaactccatattaaagtatacagtatgtatttgaatagaatgtcattacagtccctgttggtgtaatggtcaggcatccgaatacttttgtccatatggtGTATATTCTATTCTGTAAGTGTATACCTGAGATTCTTCTCTAGAATTTTCTACCATACAATGTAATTCTGAGGATAACAAAGCTATGTGTATGCTAGATACATTGGTATGGATATTCTCTTGCTAAATCCAACTGATCTTGTCTGCATTCTACAAAATCCATAATAGTGGCATTATTTTGACAAGTTGACAGAATGCACAGAGTGAGTGAATGGGGTCCAAACACAGAAGTGAATCCACTCACCCCTTCCATTTGTCATTATCACTCTTCTTTCAATCAGTTCGCATTGTGTAACTCCGTAGATCCTATTTCCACAACTACCTTGTAAGCTTTCTTTAAACCAGTTAGCATGCAAACTGCACATAAAGGTCTCTCTCTGAGGGACagaaattacagtaatgtaacattTCTCTTGTTACTTTGCTGTCACTGCATTGTCTGCTTGGTGCATATGGGCTGATAATGATGCAGAAGGCATTTTCTGTGTGACTCAGAGAATGACTCCTATTGGATGCGAAACAGACTGTGATATACAGTACACTGTTTGACTGCACCAGAGCCAGATGGTCAGTGTTGGCCAGAGCAAAGCTCTGCTTCTTCACATTGGCTTCCTCCCACTTCTCTCATTGAGAGACCTGGATCCACGAGGGAGAGAACACTGTTCATAGCAGATTGAGGGCAGCTTAGCGGGGATAAGCATGAATAATTAAACTAAAAGGAGGTTTTATTTATCCCTTTTCCTCAAAGAAAGACATACATGATTTGATGTGTCCTGTGCAACAGTGGGCTGTTGATGCAATGACAACATTCATTACAAATAATGGAGTCATAGATGAGACTCTCTAACTATTCTTCATaattttttcataaaatcatcattttttcataattttttcaaCTATTCATTCACATTGCTGAACAACATTGCACAGATAAGAAACCCTCAAATGATTAATCAAATTATATATGAGTGTATGCGCACGTGTGTATGGGTGTTAACCTACAAAAGTCTTTCAAAAATGTGTGCACTTGCTTTCTGTTACAGTTTACAAAAATTGTCTGGATTTGACTTTATCTGGATGTATAGTTTTGTTGGTGATTTAATTTGTTGAGAGACAGCATTTTTAGTGGCTGAAGTTTAGCATTCGGTGGAAAATTGAATGAGAGCTGCTGGCACTGATGGTTAGGGTTATGTCCACGCACAAGATGATGACCCAGAATAGCATGATATTACCAATGGCCAAgtccagggacaggcaggctCTTTGGCATTCAGGGTACCCAAATCCTGCAGTTGATGTTTTCTTCAACAATAACCACAAACTCAAGTAGAGGGTTAGTGAAATAAAGTTATGTCACCAGTAGGGGGAGCTATAAGACGtcaaattaaacaaagaaagaaaaaaattacttgaaAATGCTCATATTTTATGATTGTGGTCAATATTTGTTCAGGAAATAGTTAAACAAACTTTTATGCAGTCAGTTATCTAAATGTTAAACCAAGTATCATGCTTTACAGAACCATGCGGGACCATTGCAGCAGCTCCGAGAACCTTCCATGGGATATACCAGTGGCACCTGTGGTGAAGAAGGGCAGAGAGACTGCAGCAAGAGAATGCAAAGTTTTGCAGACAGTTTAGTGAGGTCAGGAACAGCAAGAGGAGCCTTCACACTGTCAGGCCAGTGGCTGTCTATTGGTCGAAGACTTTAACAatcatacatgaacacacatatatgaaCACACATGTATGTCTCAAAGGAGTGTCTGGCCTGAAGGCAGCATCATGTAAATCATTATCTGGCCCCTCAATTGCCCTTGGTCCCTGTGTTCAGATCATCCGAGTCTTGTACTTGTAGCTTCAACAGAAGTTCTTCCACCCCGGCGTAGTTCTCTGCTGTCATGTGAACTTTCTGCATAGTCATCTGGGTTACATCTGATCTGGATGAAGACTTGACGTTGAGCCTGCCCTCGTGTCTTGGAATGTGTGGGTCTCACACTATGGAACGATTTGGGCAACCCCCTACCAACAACACCTACTGCTTCGTCCGTCACTTTTTCTCCCTTGTCCCAAACTCCTCTCGAGCTGTCATCTGTGCCCCGCATGAGCCCTCGCAAAAAACTCAGAATCGTCGACTACTTTTGTGCCATTGGCTAACTGATCAAGAATTATTCTCCGTGTTTTACATTACTCTTGTTACTATTATGTTGTTGTGGCAGGGTAGAATAAAGACtgtcataaataattaaataccgAGATGTTTCTGCGCATGAGCAGAGAGCCTCAAAGCGGCTTCAAAGTCGCTCGTAAACCAGAAGAGTTTTGCTGTGGGAACTGGTCATATATAGTTGCTATGGTGATGTTAGCGCTACATTCTAACTAAACTTCCCTAACGTTAGCAAGAATCCAAAAATTAGCTACTAATAATCACTGAATCTAGCAAGATAAAAAAGAAGTTTAAGGTTGACTTAGTCATAATACATAAGATTGCTATGTCCGGTAAGTGTACTTTTGGcaacacagctagctagctggcgaAATTGATACCGGTTAGTTAGCTAAACTAGCTAACCTCATATGATTCTCATCAATGTTAACttgtattattataaattagATTTAGTAGAGTATGGCAGGCCTATAAATAAGACTTAACATAAGATTAGCTGACTAACTAACACGCAAAGCATAAGCACGGTAAATTTTGAAATTATCTAGCAGCTGACTAGATGATACAAACtatagaaatgtagaaatgaacaGTTTGAAAAAGTCTTAAATCAAATTCATATCGCTAACCCCTGATgctgctagcttgctagcaaatGATATTCAAACCGTTGACGTTGGTTAATTAGGTCTAGCCAGTTAGCGCTCGCTAGAATACCAGCAAGCTTACGTTAAATAGACAAATCTCGTATACTCGATTGAGTAAACTCAGGATGTTTAAGGTTTTCTATATACACCAAGAATATACAGCAAACTATGGTACATAGCAAAAACATATTGCAGTATACATAAAgggcaataatttacatattttgactgagctaaaacaaacaaacaaaaaacaattcttTGTATAGGAAAACACCATAAAGCAATGGTCATATGGATTTGAGATCAAACTGTGTATGTACTGATGAAGAAGGTAATATCCATAAGAGTGATTTGAGGCaaggcaaataaaatattactgatTCTTTCTGAGTCAAAATACCTACTGTACAGGTAGAATACCTGCTAGGGATGTGTTATATACACACGTGTTGGTGGTAATGGTGACAAAtattcatctcttttttttttcagagcaggaAAATATAGAGGATGATGTGCAACCAAAAGGTAAAGGGGCATGCTAGTTATCTATTCTAAAGCTGATTACAATTCcattaaataatatgtatattttgtttgtaaaaaccGTGAGTttatgtctttttgtgtgttttagaatCTGCAGGTTTGGTGGTGTCCTATATTTTTCCTAATGGTGACAGATATGGTAAATACTTGTTTTATAAACAGATTGATGGGTTTCTTCAATGGTCAATATAGGTTGTTTTGTCTGAGGATAAttgtgaatttttcattttcagctggagAATGCAGTAAATCATCTGAGGGGACTGTGAAGAGGGGTGGCACAGGCATCCACACATCAGCAAAGGGGCTCATTTACACTGGGGAGTGGAAGGATGACAAGGTACAATCAAGGGGTGTCATGCCGATCATTAAatcacattgttattttttttgttttatcagaaTCCTGTATCCCAAGGTGACCTGCGGTTCACATATTATCTGCTCATATAGCTGCATATTTTACTTGCAACCCCCTGGTTCCTTAACCAAGACTCCAGACTGAAGCTAAGAGTTAGTGGTCTATGATTTACCCTCCAGTGACAGAATGAGTAGTTTAATCAGTAGTAATAGTTGTGTGTTGTCTGCTTTATTGTGCTTCTTATTTTGCCCTGGATTCCCAGATGAATGGCAGTGGGAGACTGGAATATCCCTCTGGGGCGGTTTACGAAGGGGAGCTCAAGGATAACATGTTCCACGGCAAGGGGACATACACGTTCCTGAACGGGTCCAAAATCACCGGCAGCTTTAACAAGAACAAGTGGGTGAAACATGCGGTTTCTGTAGGTTGATAACGTGATTATGCGGCATAAGTACTGAGTTTGTTTCACCTATGTTTATGTAATTGTTCCCCTTTTGCATTGTAGGTTAGACGGCGAAGGAGAATACACAGACACTCAGGGGCTTGTGTGGGTAGGAAGTTTTCATGACAGATCTGTGTCAGACCTGAAATTGAAAGTcaacatgtaaataatgaagAGTTTGACATTAGCACATTCTTCTAGTATCACCTGTCATTGCATAATAGGGCACTAGACAGGAATGCAGTTGCATTAGAATCCACAAAACAACGAGGAAAGAGACGGCTA
This genomic stretch from Megalops cyprinoides isolate fMegCyp1 chromosome 1, fMegCyp1.pri, whole genome shotgun sequence harbors:
- the gemin6 gene encoding gem-associated protein 6 produces the protein MNEWRQKKPLEWYKYVNKEVMVTADEKQQYQGWVFTVDPVSASIVLVNFKETGKASVTAVMGHAVEEVKILREGDDAMVGRLNSVFMPERSKVLTKEELQCKKECVRAWLEKNRIPVTEEGEMLCVAGVLTVNPPYGPQDCSSSNEIILSRVQSLLESNPGPEHKQ
- the morn2 gene encoding MORN repeat-containing protein 2 codes for the protein MSEQENIEDDVQPKESAGLVVSYIFPNGDRYAGECSKSSEGTVKRGGTGIHTSAKGLIYTGEWKDDKMNGSGRLEYPSGAVYEGELKDNMFHGKGTYTFLNGSKITGSFNKNKLDGEGEYTDTQGLVWVGSFHDRSVSDLKLKVNM